The following DNA comes from Bacteroidota bacterium.
CCGTAGTTCTTGCGGATGATGCCGTGCCAGACGGCCTCGCGCGGCCCAGCCATGCGCATGGCGAGCGGGAGGAGGCTCAGCATCGCCCGGTTCTCGGGGTAGTACTCGAGCAGCTTCTTGTAGCAGCGGACGCGGGTGAAGTAGTCCACGTCGCCCGGCTTGGTCATGCCCACGACCGGGTGGATGAGCAGCTTGCCGCCGATCTCCTCGGCCGCGAGGTCGGTGAGTTCCTTGTGCGCGCGGTGCATCGGGTTGCGCGTCTGAAAGGCGACGACCTGGTTGACGTCGATCTCTTCGAGGAGGGCGCGCAGCTCGGCGGGCGTCCGGCGGAGGTCAGCGAAGTCGTAGTGCTTGGGCAGCTGCACGCCTTCGAGCGGGCCGCCGATGTAGTGCGTGCCGGCCTGCTCCATGAGGTAGGCGACGGCCGGGTGCGCCGTGTCGGACGTGCCGAAGACCTTCTCAGCCTCGACGCCCTTGTCAGCGTCCCAGATGTCCTCGACCGTGATGACGGCGAGCATGAGACCGGTCTTGTCGCGCAGCGCGATGCGATCGCCGGCGCTGTACTGCTTGGCCGTATCGGCGTCCACGTCGAGCGTGATCGGCATCGGCCAGAGCGTGCCGTCGGCGAGGCGCATGTCGCTCACGACGCCGTCGTAGTCGGCCTTGTTGAGGAAGCCCTTGAGCGGGCTGAAGCCGCCGTTGAGGATCAGCTCGATGTCGCAGAGCTGACGGTCGGAGAGGGTAATCGAGGGGAGGTCCGCGTTGGCCTTGGTGGCTTCAGCGACGTCGACACCGGCGACGAGGTCGCAGAGGTCGCCGCCGTGCGGGGCAATGAGGGCAGCCGTAGTCTGGCTCATAACAGAGAGGTTGGAGGTTGGGTGCGGAGGGATGAAGGGAGTGAGTTGCTAGTCGGATGATCTGGCACGAAATCCCGCAGGGCAACGTGGTTGGGGGGTTTTCGCGGCATCCTCGTTTTTTGCAGACCCCCTCTCACGCCAGCCGCATGCCGCTGACGATCAGCACCTCCCTGCGTCATGCTTCCTTGACATTCGCCAGGCTCATCTAGACCTCTTCACTGTGCCCTCACGCGCGCAGCCGCCCGTCTCGCCCTTGTACGCGGTCTCGCCTGTGTACACAGCGAGGCGACCCGAATCGCTCCGAGCCGCCCCGTAGGCTGAGTGTCGCGATGCAGCGGTGGTGCGTGGCGGACGCACCGCCAAACCGTCTCACCGCGACACCGCCTCACTCTCACATCTTCAGGTTCTCGAACACCGCCGCGGCACCCATGCCACCGCCGATGCACATCGTGCAGAGACCGTATCGGACGCCGCGCCGCTGCATCTCGTAGAGGAGCGTCGCGGTCAGCTTCGCGCCGGTGCAGCCGAGCGGGTGGCCGAGCGCGATGGCGCCGCCGTTGACGTTAACGAGGTCCTCGTTGAGCCCGAGTTCGCGGACGACGGCGAGCGCCTGCGCGGCGAACGCCTCGTTGAGCTCGACTAGGCCGATGTCGCTGAGCTTCAGGCCCGCCTGCGCGACCGCCTTCGGGATCGCCTCGACAGGGCCAATGCCCATGATGCGCGCAGGCACACCGGCCACGCCGAAGCCGAGCATCCGCGCCATTGGCTCGGCGCCAGTCTCTTCGACCATGCGCTTCGACATCAGCACGGCGGCCGCAGCCCCATCGCTGGTCTGCGACGAGTTGCCGGCCGTGACGCTGCCGCCCTTCTTGAAGACGGGCCGCAGCCGCGCGAGCGCCTCGATGGAGGTGTCGCGGCGCGGGCCCTCGTCGGTGTCGAAGACGGTCTTCATCTCGACCGTCGAGCCGTCGTGGTAGACGACGCCCTCGACGTGGAGCGGGACGATCTCGTCGGCGAAGCGCCCGCTGTCGATGGCGTCGAGCGCGCGCTGGTGGCTGCGGAACGCGAAGGCGTCCTGGTCGGCGCGGCTGATGCCATACTGGTCAGCGACGTTCTCGGCGGTGATGCCCATCGAGGCATAGAAGTCCGGCGTGTCTTGTGCCAATGCTGGGTCCGGCGCGAAGTAGAACCCGCCCATCGGCACCGCGCTCATCGACTCGGAGCCGCCCGCCACGATGCAGTCGGCTTGGCCGAGCGTGATGCGGTTGAAGCCCTGCGCGATCGTCTGGAGGCCCGACGAGCAGAAGCGGTTGACGGTGAGGCCGGGCACGGTCTCGGGCAGTCCCGCCTTGATGGCGATGGCGCGGCCCATGTTCATGCCCTGCGGCCCCTCGGGGAAGGCGCAGCCGATGATGACGTCGTCGATGCGCTCTGGGTTGGCGCCAGCGCGCTCGATGGCGGCCTTGACGACTTCCGCGCCCATGTATTCGGGGCGGGCCTGCTGGAGCGTCCCGCGCCCCGACTTCCCGACAGCCGTGCGGACCGCCGAGACGAGATAGGTTTCGTTGAGTTGCATAGTTGGTAGGGTCTGAGGTCGTAGGTCTGAGGTCACAGGTCAGGAACCATCCTGCTGCCTGTGTACCTAGGAGCGTAGCCGCAGCGTCGGAGCCGAAAGACCTTCGACCCACGACCTGCGACCCACGACACTAATTCCGAAGCGGCTTGTTGTGCTGGAGGATGTGCATCACACGGGCCTGCGTCTTCTCCTCGCCGAGGAGCGACATGAAGACCTCGCGTTCGAGCTCGATGAGGTAGCCCTCATGGACCTCAGCGGGGCCGGTGAGTGCGCCGCCGGTCATCACGTAGGCGAGGCGCGACGCGAGGAAGCGGTCGTACTCCGAGATGTAGCCGCCGTCGACGTACTGGAAGAGCGCAATGTCGAACTGCGCGCGGCCAGGAGCACCGAGCACGGGGATGCTGTTCATCACCGCGGGCGGGAGGTAGCCGCTGTTCGAGAGCGCGAGCACCTGCTGCTTCGCGACGTGGAAGCGCCGGTCGTCGTTCATCACGACGATCGTGTGGCTGGGCACATAGCCATACTCGATGGCCATTTTACCGCTCGTGGCGACGTCGGCCATGGCGATGTGCTCGAAGGCCTGGCGGACGAACGGCTGGAGTTCGCTCGGGCGGTCGCGGTTGGCGACCTTCTCGGCGGCCCACGCCGTCATGCGCATCGTGCCCGTACCGGCCGGGATGAGGCCGACGCCAAGCTCGACGAGCCCGATGTAGGTCTCCGCGGCGAGGACGGGCTGCACGCTCGCCATCGTCATCTCGCAGCCGCCGCCGAGCACACGCTGGTGCGGCGCGACAACGACGGGCTTGGCGGCGTAGCGCACGCGCTGGATCGTGGCCTGGAAGTCGGCGATGTAGCCTTCGACCTGGTCCATCTGCCCCATCGCGACGGCCATCGCCATCTCGCCGAGGTTGGCGCCGACGGAGAAGTTCTTGCCGTCGTTGGCGATCACGATGCCGCGCAGGTCGGGGTCGTTCTCGACCTTCTCGATAGCGTCGCGGAGGCCACCCATGACCTCCTGGCCGAGGCTGTTGGCCTTGCTGCGGAACTCGAAGAGCGCCACGCCATCGCCCATGTCGAGGAGCGCGGCCTCGCTGTTCTTCCACAGCTCCGTGCCCTCTGTAGCGCGAATAGCCGGGAGGCTGATCTCGTCAGCGGGCGTCGGCGCGGCGACGTAGCCTCCGCCCGGGGCCCCGTCTCCCGAGGCCTCCGCGACGGGCGTCCAGACCTGGCGGATGCCATGGGCTTCGCCGTAGAAGCCCTCGCTCGGGACGCTCGCGACCCAATCGGGTGTGGCCAAGCCGTGCTCGGCCATGCCGTCGCGGACGCGGTCCACGCCCAGCAGGTCCCAGATCTCGAACGGCCCCGCTTCCCACCCGAAGCCCCAGCACATCGCGTTGTCGATGTCCTTCGGCGTGTCGGCGATCTCGGGGATGCGGCGCGCGCTGTAGGCGAGCAGATCGAGCGTCGTTGTGCGGAAGAACTGCCCCGCGCGCCCTTCGTCCTCGTAGAGCGCGTTTAACCTGGCCTTTAGGTCGCCTGCCTTCTTGAACGCCTTGATGTCGAGGTCCGAGTCCTTCTTCGGCTCGTACTCCATCGACGCGGGGTTGATCGAGAGAATGCCCTCCTTCGTCTTCTTGTAGAAGCCGCCGCCCGCCTTTTGGCCGGTCAACTTCGCCTCCACGAGCTTGGCAAGCACGTCGCGGGATCGGAACATCTCGCGCGACTCGTCGCCTGGGACGTTCTCGTAGAGGTTTTCCGTGACGTGGCCGAGCACGTCGAGCCCGACCACGTCGGCGGTGCGGAAGGTCGCGCTGCGCGGGTGGCCGATGAGCGTGCCCGTGAGTTGGTCGATTTCCTCGATGGTGAAGGCCCCCGACTCGAACTGGTCGATGGCCCCCATGATGCCGTAGACGCCGATGCGGTTGCCAATGAAGTTCGGCGTGTCCTTCGCCACGACGATGCCCTTGCCGAGGTGCACCCGCGCGAAGTGCGCCACGCGCTCGACGACGGCCGGGTCGGTGTCGGCCGTCGGGATCATCTCAAAGAGCTTGAGATAGCGTGGCGGGTTGAAGAAGTGCGTCCCCAGGAAGCGGCTCTTGAAGCTGTCCGAGCGGCCCTCGGCGATCTCGCCGATAGGCAGGCCGGAGGTGTTCGTCGAGATGACCGCATCCTTGCGGGCTGTCTCCTCGACGCGCGCCATCACGGACTGCTTGATCGCCATCTTCTCGATCACGACCTCGATGACCCAGTCGACCTCGCCGATGCGGTCGAAGTGCTCGTCGAAGTTGCCGAGGGTGACGCGGCGCTTAGCGGCCTCGTTCATGAACGGCGCGGGGCTCAGCCGGGTCGCAGCCTTGAACGCCTTCTCGACGATGCTGTTGGGCTTGCCTTCGCGCCCGATGCTCTCGGGCGTCACGTCGAGGAGGTAGACCTGGAGCCCCGCGTTGGCGAGGTGGGCAGCGATCTGGCTACCCATGGTGCCCGCGCCGAGCACGGCAGCGGTCCGGAACGGCTTGTGCGTTCCCGCTGCCGTCGCAGCCGGGGGCGTCATGACGGATTCCATGCGAGTGGAGGTTGGTTGAGAGGAGGAGACGTGGATGTCGAAGTGCCAGCGCATTTCATCGCGCGCTGGAGGTAGTGCGTGTCGCGTGTTTCGTATTGAGCAAGGTCAACACGAAATACGCAACACGAAACAGAAAAGGGCTTCCGGCGCGCGATCCCGCACGGATGCGCCGGGGAGAGGTATCGGTGTCCGCCAACGGGGCACCGAGGTGCAAGGTCCGGTTACCCCCTGCTTCCCTTCCCATGAAGGGTTGGGAAGCTGTCCCCCTCGCTAGCGAGGGGGACAGTCCGAGGAGCGGAGCGAGCTGCGCGTGCGGAGGCGACGCAGGACAGGGGGTGTGTTTACACGAACGCGCTGAAGCCCGTCGCGGCGCGGCCGACGATGAGTTGGTTGACCTCGTTGGTGCCCTCGTAGGAGTAGATCGCCTCGGCGTCGGCGAAGTAGCGGGCCACGTGGTGCTCTAGCAGGATGCCGTTGCCGCCGAAGAGTTCGCGCGCCATCGCCACGGTCTCGCGGCAGCGCTTGGCGCAGGCCATCTTGGCGAGGCTTGCCTGCGCGTCGGTCATGCGGCCTTCGAGTTGGAGCTGCGCGAGGCGCGTGCACATCGCCTGCATCTGCACGACGTTGGCCTGCATCTCGGCGAGGAGCCGCTGGATAAGTTGGAACTTGGCGATAGGCTGGCCAAACTGCTTCCGCGTCTGGGCATAGCGGACGGCCTTCTCGTAGGCCCCCTGCGCGCAGCCGACCGCGCCCCACGCCACACCGATGCGCGTGACGGCAAGCACTTCAGCCGTGTCCTCGAAGCTGTTGGCTTCCTGGAGGCGGTCCGACTCCGGCACGCGGCAATCGGTGAGCGTGATGTGGCCGTTCTCGACCGCCCGCAGCGCCGTCTTGCCTTCGATCTTCTCGACGGCATAGCCGGGGTTTTCCTTGCAGCGAACGAGGAAGCCCTTGACCTGATTGTCATCGAGGTCGCGCGCCCAGATCACAGCCACATCGGCGAACGTCGAGTTGCCGATCCACTTCTTCTCGCCGTTCAGGACCCACGTGTCGCCCTCGCGCTTGCAGGTCGTGCGGAGACCACCCGCGACGCCGCTGCCAGTCTTCGGCTCGGTGAGGCCAAAGCAGCCGATCTGGTCCCAGTTCCTCATCGCCGGGAGCCACTCGTCCTTCTGCGCCTCCGAGCCGCACAGTTCGATCGACCACATCGCCAGGCCCGTGTGCACGCCGATGAACGTCGAGGTCGAGACGTCGATGCGGGAGACTTCCATGGTGAGGAAGCCGTCGAGGAGCAGTTGGTCGCGGCGGCGGCGGCCCCGCGCGTCGAACATCGCGTCCATCACCCCCGACGCCTTGATGCCCTCGATGAGCAGGTCGCGCGGTGTCTCGTCGCGCTGCCAGAACGCGTTGATGCGCGGCTCGACGGTCTCTTCCATGAACTGGCGCACCTGAGCCACGACAGCGCGCTGCTCGTCGGTGAGGAGCGCGGCGAAATCGTAGACGTCGCCATCGGGCTCGGGGAGCACGGGCGGGGCCTTCTTGGCTGCTGCGAACGCCTTCATCTTGGCGAGCGTGCCCGCGTCCATCGACGCGACCATCGACATGAGCTCGCCGAGGTCGACCTTCTGGGAGAGCTTCACGACCTGCTGGAGGTCGATCTGCTGCATGAGCTTGGAGAGGTCGGCCATCGAGAGGCCGCCGCCGGGTGACTGGGAGGACATAACGCGGGGGTTGGGATTCGGAAGGGCTTCCGGACACGAGCGTACCGGATGCGGAGGGCCTACTCGTCTGCAAGGGTATCGTCCAGCCAGACGCGCAGCTTTAACGGCTTAACACCGTTTAGTGAACACTGTTAAGCATACGGCCAGTTCCTGCCCCTCGTCAAGCGCCCCGTTCCCCACCGTCGAAATCGACCACGACAAGCGTAGCCAGACGAAGGGCTTGCGTCCGATCCTTTTGGTGTAAACACGCGATAGCGCATGATCTAGCCGCCTTGTATTGTGCGCTATCTCATTGAGGTTGCGCTCCCCCTGACGCTCTATGGACATGGCCGCCCAAGGTCATGGCCGCCCAAGGTCATGGCGACGCTCAAGGACGCGGCCTCCTCGTTCCTCTCCTACTCGGTGTGCCGCTATGCCCAAGCCGTTCCATTCGCTGTCGCTTGCTGAATTCAAGCTGCTCCTCGACGACTACCCCTTCACGCGCCAGATCAACGAGGTGCACATGCACCACACGTGGATCCCCAACCACGACCAAGACCGCGGCCTAGCGTCCGTAGAGGCGATGTGGCGCTACCACACGCAGCACCTCGGCTGGAGCGACATCGCCCAGCACCTCACCATCGACAAGCACGGCACGCTGTGGACGGGGCGCGACTGGAACGCGGTGCCTGCGAGCGCAGGGGGCTTCAACGGCAACCGCGCTGCGGGGCCGTTCATGTTCGAGATGATCGGCGACTTCGACCTCGGCCGTGACCCGTTTGAGGATCCACAGCGGGACGCTACGCTGAGGGTGATCGCCCTCGTCCAGCGGCGCTTTGGACTACCGCCCGAGGCGCTGAAGTTCCACCGGGAGATGGGGCCGAAGACGTGTCCGGGCACGGCCATCGACAAGGGGGCCGTCCTGGACGCCGTGCGCGCCATCCATGCCCACCTTGACGCGGCTGACCAGGAGGACGAATCCATCACAGAGGACACCCTCGACGAACTCGGCCTGGGCCTGCGCGCCGAGCCGTTCGGGCCCGACATGTTGGCGGTGCCGGACATCATCGCCGACCTCACCGGCGCCCTTCCACCCACACCCATCGGCGAAGGACCTCGCGGACGGAGTGGGCTGCAGGGTCCCGACCCCGCCGATGCCGAACTGCCGGACCACTACACCACCGACGAGATCATCATGCTCACCGGCGGCGCGCCCATGGCGGATACGGACACGATGGATGTGATGGCCGACCTGAGCACAGACGCGCGGGGCGGCGGCTCCGGCGGCGACCTGACCGCGGACATGCTCGACGAACTGCAGCCGCATGTGATCAACCTCACGCAGGGCCGCCTCTCCTCGACAGGCACCTTCCAGACCACCGAGGATGACGTGGAGCGCATCTTCGAGGAGATGCTGCCGAAGGCGCTGCAAACGGCCCGCGAGCTCGGCCAGCCGCTCCACCTCGTTTTCTACGCCCACGGCGGCCTCGTCAAGGAAAACGACGCCCTGCGGACGGCCCACCGCCACCTGATGTGGTGGCGGCAGGCCCCCAATGTCTATCCCATCCACTTTGTTTGGGAGACGGGCCTCCCGCGCATCCTGTGGGAGATCGTGAGCGGCTGGGTCGGGCGACGCGAGGTCATGGCGGGCACCCGCGGTATCACGGATGGCACCGACTGGCTCATCGAGCGCCTGCTCGACAAGCCGGGCGAGCGCGTCTGGCGGCAGATGAAGGACAACGCGCGGTTCGCCTCGACGCCGTCGCAGCCGGGCGCTCCCGGCGGGGACGCGGCCGTGGTCGCCGAGGCGCTGGGCGGCTTCGTGCGCCGCTTCAGCAAGGCCTTCAACGACGGCGAGATCCAACTCCACGCCGTCGGCCATAGCGCGGGCGCCGTGTTCCACAACTACTTCGTCCCGGTCGCTCTGGCGAAAGGCGCCAAACGCTTCAAGAGCCTGCACTACATGGCGCCAGCAGTCCGCGTCGACCGCTTCCAAGACTATGTGGGCGCACTCGTCGGCAAGACGGTGGATCACTGCACGATCTACACGATGACGAAGCACCAGGAGTTGGACGACGACTGCATCACGCTCTATCGGAAGTCGCTGCTCTACCTGATCTACTACGCCCTCGAAAACCGCCGCAAGACGCCCATCCTCGGCCTCGACGTGTCGCTCCGCAGCGACGACGCGCTGAAGACGCTCTTCGGGCTCAACGGGCGGCAGTCGGACGTAGGTGAGGTCGTCTTCTCGAACAAGCACGCCCCGTACGGGCCGCGTTCGAGCCGGGCGCTCTCGCACGGCGCCTTCGATACCGATCCCTGGACGCTGCACAGCCTCTTCCGTCGCATTGTCGGACGCGCTCCCGAGCGCGAGTTCCAGGCGGAGTCGCAGGACCGCTCCGTCGAGACGTTCGACGTAGCCGCGTTCGAGGCTATGTTGTTGGACGGGCTGGGCGTGGGCAGCGAGATGACCGCCTCGTCGATCGTTCCGACGCACCCAACCCCGGTGTTTCCGCTGCCGTCCCCTCCCCCGCCACCTGGACCGTCGCGCCCGGACCTGCCGGTCACGCCGCTCCCTTCTCCGCCGATCTCATTACCCCCGATCTCATTACCGCCGACCACATTACCGCCGACCTCTGGGGGCGGGCAGGCGCCGCCCCTTGTGCACCGAGTCCAGGGGCGCCGGATCGCCCTGTGCGTGGGCATCGATGCGTATCCGCAGGACCCCCTCGGCGGGTGCGTGAACGACGCGCGGGCGTGGGCGCAGGCCCTCCGCGCGCGCGGCTTCGACACGACGCTGATGACCGACGGTCAGGCGACCTACGACGCGCTCGTCGGTGCCCTCCAGCGCCTCGTGGCCGCAGGCGAGCCCGGTGACGTGCTCGTGTTCCAGTTCGCGGGCCACGGCACCTTCTTCCTCGACACCAGCGGCGACGAGGCCACAGGCGAAGACCAGGCGTTCTGCCCCGTCGACTTCCGGCGCGGCGCCACCCTGCTCGACGACGAGGTCCGAGAGTTGTATGCACAGCTCGCCCCCGGCGTCAACCTGACCAGCTTCATCGACTGCTGTCACTCGGGCTCGATCACGCGGCTGGCGCTGTCGGGCGACCGGCGCGTCCGCTCCGTCTCGCCGAATACCGCCATGTGGAACTTCCGCGCAGAGCGTCGTCGGGCGCTTGCAGGCAGCCGCGCCGTCGGGAGCCGCGCCGCGATGCGCGACGTGGCCTTCTCCGCTGCCCAGCCGGACGAGTTGGCGTTCGAGACGGGCGGCCAGGGCGACTTCACCCGCCGGGCGCTCCGGGTGCTAGGGCGGGACGGGGCCGTCACCAATCGCGCGTTTCACGACGCGGTCGTCGCCGCGTTCGGCCCGAGTCGCCGACAAACGCCCTTCTTCGACGCGCCGGACTGGGCACACGACCGGCCCCTGCTTGCCCCCTACCCCATCGATTCCGACGACGAGAACCCCGCCGACCTCGACCCGCTTCCGTTCTCGGACCCCGCGCTCGTCGAGAGTGTGCTGGCCATGAACCGCAAGCTGGACCAACTCTTGAGCCGCCTCTAGCCATGCGTGCTCCGCACCGAACTACCTCGACGCCGAAGGCGAGCGCGGCGATGGCGCAGAGCCGAGGCCGCGACCGGCTGGACACCCCTCCGGACGGCGTTGCTCCTGAGGCGACTGACACCGCCGCAGCAACGGGCTCCTCCGAGGTCGAGGCCGACCTGGTGTGCATCAGCGACACCGTGACGCAGGCCGGCATCGCGCGTCCCTACGAGCGTCGCCGCGACGACCCGGTCTTCCGCCCGCTCCGCATCTACGCGCTCGATCCCACCACCTCACCTCGCGAGGGCGGCGTGGCGACCGTCGACGTGCCCTACGAGCCGCTCCACCCGACCCCCGACGGCTGGCAGGGCGCGCTCTTCCGCATCGACACCCGGGACGATACGGCAGGGCTGCGCTATCGGACGGCCCCGCTCGACGACACCCGGGCACTGCTGGAGGCGGGCGTCACGCCCTCCATCACTGATCCTGCCTTCGGACAGCAGATGGTCTATGCCGTCTGCATGCTCACCTACGCCGCCTTCCGGAGCGCGCTGGGGCGAGATCTCACCTGGGGCTTTCCCAATCCCGACGAGGACTCTGACAAGGCCTTCGGCGAGGATGAACGCACGCGGCTCCGCTTGCAGCCCTATGCCGGACACTTCCAGAATGCCTACTACG
Coding sequences within:
- the sat gene encoding sulfate adenylyltransferase, translating into MSQTTAALIAPHGGDLCDLVAGVDVAEATKANADLPSITLSDRQLCDIELILNGGFSPLKGFLNKADYDGVVSDMRLADGTLWPMPITLDVDADTAKQYSAGDRIALRDKTGLMLAVITVEDIWDADKGVEAEKVFGTSDTAHPAVAYLMEQAGTHYIGGPLEGVQLPKHYDFADLRRTPAELRALLEEIDVNQVVAFQTRNPMHRAHKELTDLAAEEIGGKLLIHPVVGMTKPGDVDYFTRVRCYKKLLEYYPENRAMLSLLPLAMRMAGPREAVWHGIIRKNYGCTHLVVGRDHAGPGNGSDGEPIYGPYDAQELFTSVSEEIGVTMVPFRLMVYVPADDAYAPIDEVQAAGKEFSMISGTQLREKLRTGAEIPNWFSYD
- a CDS encoding thiolase family protein, which codes for MQLNETYLVSAVRTAVGKSGRGTLQQARPEYMGAEVVKAAIERAGANPERIDDVIIGCAFPEGPQGMNMGRAIAIKAGLPETVPGLTVNRFCSSGLQTIAQGFNRITLGQADCIVAGGSESMSAVPMGGFYFAPDPALAQDTPDFYASMGITAENVADQYGISRADQDAFAFRSHQRALDAIDSGRFADEIVPLHVEGVVYHDGSTVEMKTVFDTDEGPRRDTSIEALARLRPVFKKGGSVTAGNSSQTSDGAAAAVLMSKRMVEETGAEPMARMLGFGVAGVPARIMGIGPVEAIPKAVAQAGLKLSDIGLVELNEAFAAQALAVVRELGLNEDLVNVNGGAIALGHPLGCTGAKLTATLLYEMQRRGVRYGLCTMCIGGGMGAAAVFENLKM
- a CDS encoding 3-hydroxyacyl-CoA dehydrogenase NAD-binding domain-containing protein gives rise to the protein MESVMTPPAATAAGTHKPFRTAAVLGAGTMGSQIAAHLANAGLQVYLLDVTPESIGREGKPNSIVEKAFKAATRLSPAPFMNEAAKRRVTLGNFDEHFDRIGEVDWVIEVVIEKMAIKQSVMARVEETARKDAVISTNTSGLPIGEIAEGRSDSFKSRFLGTHFFNPPRYLKLFEMIPTADTDPAVVERVAHFARVHLGKGIVVAKDTPNFIGNRIGVYGIMGAIDQFESGAFTIEEIDQLTGTLIGHPRSATFRTADVVGLDVLGHVTENLYENVPGDESREMFRSRDVLAKLVEAKLTGQKAGGGFYKKTKEGILSINPASMEYEPKKDSDLDIKAFKKAGDLKARLNALYEDEGRAGQFFRTTTLDLLAYSARRIPEIADTPKDIDNAMCWGFGWEAGPFEIWDLLGVDRVRDGMAEHGLATPDWVASVPSEGFYGEAHGIRQVWTPVAEASGDGAPGGGYVAAPTPADEISLPAIRATEGTELWKNSEAALLDMGDGVALFEFRSKANSLGQEVMGGLRDAIEKVENDPDLRGIVIANDGKNFSVGANLGEMAMAVAMGQMDQVEGYIADFQATIQRVRYAAKPVVVAPHQRVLGGGCEMTMASVQPVLAAETYIGLVELGVGLIPAGTGTMRMTAWAAEKVANRDRPSELQPFVRQAFEHIAMADVATSGKMAIEYGYVPSHTIVVMNDDRRFHVAKQQVLALSNSGYLPPAVMNSIPVLGAPGRAQFDIALFQYVDGGYISEYDRFLASRLAYVMTGGALTGPAEVHEGYLIELEREVFMSLLGEEKTQARVMHILQHNKPLRN
- a CDS encoding acyl-CoA dehydrogenase family protein encodes the protein MSSQSPGGGLSMADLSKLMQQIDLQQVVKLSQKVDLGELMSMVASMDAGTLAKMKAFAAAKKAPPVLPEPDGDVYDFAALLTDEQRAVVAQVRQFMEETVEPRINAFWQRDETPRDLLIEGIKASGVMDAMFDARGRRRRDQLLLDGFLTMEVSRIDVSTSTFIGVHTGLAMWSIELCGSEAQKDEWLPAMRNWDQIGCFGLTEPKTGSGVAGGLRTTCKREGDTWVLNGEKKWIGNSTFADVAVIWARDLDDNQVKGFLVRCKENPGYAVEKIEGKTALRAVENGHITLTDCRVPESDRLQEANSFEDTAEVLAVTRIGVAWGAVGCAQGAYEKAVRYAQTRKQFGQPIAKFQLIQRLLAEMQANVVQMQAMCTRLAQLQLEGRMTDAQASLAKMACAKRCRETVAMARELFGGNGILLEHHVARYFADAEAIYSYEGTNEVNQLIVGRAATGFSAFV
- a CDS encoding caspase family protein; this translates as MPKPFHSLSLAEFKLLLDDYPFTRQINEVHMHHTWIPNHDQDRGLASVEAMWRYHTQHLGWSDIAQHLTIDKHGTLWTGRDWNAVPASAGGFNGNRAAGPFMFEMIGDFDLGRDPFEDPQRDATLRVIALVQRRFGLPPEALKFHREMGPKTCPGTAIDKGAVLDAVRAIHAHLDAADQEDESITEDTLDELGLGLRAEPFGPDMLAVPDIIADLTGALPPTPIGEGPRGRSGLQGPDPADAELPDHYTTDEIIMLTGGAPMADTDTMDVMADLSTDARGGGSGGDLTADMLDELQPHVINLTQGRLSSTGTFQTTEDDVERIFEEMLPKALQTARELGQPLHLVFYAHGGLVKENDALRTAHRHLMWWRQAPNVYPIHFVWETGLPRILWEIVSGWVGRREVMAGTRGITDGTDWLIERLLDKPGERVWRQMKDNARFASTPSQPGAPGGDAAVVAEALGGFVRRFSKAFNDGEIQLHAVGHSAGAVFHNYFVPVALAKGAKRFKSLHYMAPAVRVDRFQDYVGALVGKTVDHCTIYTMTKHQELDDDCITLYRKSLLYLIYYALENRRKTPILGLDVSLRSDDALKTLFGLNGRQSDVGEVVFSNKHAPYGPRSSRALSHGAFDTDPWTLHSLFRRIVGRAPEREFQAESQDRSVETFDVAAFEAMLLDGLGVGSEMTASSIVPTHPTPVFPLPSPPPPPGPSRPDLPVTPLPSPPISLPPISLPPTTLPPTSGGGQAPPLVHRVQGRRIALCVGIDAYPQDPLGGCVNDARAWAQALRARGFDTTLMTDGQATYDALVGALQRLVAAGEPGDVLVFQFAGHGTFFLDTSGDEATGEDQAFCPVDFRRGATLLDDEVRELYAQLAPGVNLTSFIDCCHSGSITRLALSGDRRVRSVSPNTAMWNFRAERRRALAGSRAVGSRAAMRDVAFSAAQPDELAFETGGQGDFTRRALRVLGRDGAVTNRAFHDAVVAAFGPSRRQTPFFDAPDWAHDRPLLAPYPIDSDDENPADLDPLPFSDPALVESVLAMNRKLDQLLSRL